The genomic segment GCAAACGTCGACTCGCTGCTGCGCGTGCTGGACGGGGCCATCAAAGACAGGCCTGCTTACCTCAGCCGCAAGATCGGGCAGATCGATGCGGTCAGGCACAAACTCAGCCGGCAGTCATCCTTGAAAGAACGGTATGATATCCAGAATCAGCTTATTTTTGAATTTCAGACGTTAAACTGCGATTCTGCCCTGGCCTACATTGAGCATAATATCGACATTGCGGAGCAGCTGGGCGACAAGATGCTGCTGAGCGAGAGCCGCGCCAAGCTGGCCTTTGTACGGGCCATTTCCGGCCTGTTCACGCAGGCTGCAGATGTGCTGCAGCAGATCGACTACGGCCGGCTGCCCAATCACCTCAAGGTGCTGTATCACTGGAGCAATATCCGCTACTACGAAAACCTGATCAAGTATACCGACAATACACGCTATACGGCCGACTACGAACGGGCCATTGCACAGTCCCGCAGCAGCCTGATGGGCCTGCTGGACAGCAATTCGGAAATGTACCTGAAAGAAAAATCCTTTGCGCTGAAGGCGGCCGGCAGATTCCGGGAATCAAAGGATATCCAGCTGCGGCTCTTTGCCGGCGAAAAGCCGGATACCCATGGCTATGGCATGGCTGCGATGGGACTGGCCCTGATCTATAAAGAGCTGGGGCAGATGCAGGAGGCCGAACAGTACCTGATCCTGGCGGCCATCACCGATGTGCGCCTGGCCATCAAAGAGAACGAATCGCTGCTCACCCTCGCGGTTTACCTCAACCAGAAAGGGGATGTCAACCGTGCTTTTACCTATATCCAGGCAGCGCTGGATGACGCAAACTATTATAACTCACGGTTCAGAAACACCGTCATTGCCCGCACTCAGCCCATCATCGAGGCGACCTACCTGGCCAAGATTGAGCAGCAGCGCAAAAATCTGCGCATGTATGCCATCGTGATCAGCGCCTTTGCGGTGATCCTGATCCTGACGCTCTATTTCCTCTTCAAGCAGATCCGCAGCGTGTCCCGCGCCCGCAAAAAACTCAATGTGACCAACGGGCAGCTTACGCTGGTCAACCGTAAGCTGGATGAAGCCAACCTAGTGCGTGAGCGCTACATCGGATATTATATCAATCAGTGTGCGGTATATCTCGACAAGCTGGACGAGTTCCGGAAGAATGTACACCGCAAGCTCAAAAGCCGGCAGCTGGATGACCTGATGCAGCTCACCTCCTCCGGCGAATCGCTGGAGAAATATGCGCAGGATCTATACACGGATTTCGACCGTACCTTTCTCGAAGTGTATCCCCATTTTGTCGACGAGTTCAACAGCCTGCTCAGGCCCGAGGAACGCTACCAGCTCAAGAAGGACCGGCTCAATACCGAACTCCGTATTTTCGCGCTGATCCGCCTGGGGATTTCGGACGTTCACCAGATCGCCGTATTTCTGCGCTATTCGATGCAGACCATATACAATTACAAGAGCAAAGTCAAGAGCAAAGCCCTCGGCGACAGCGAGCATTTTGAGGATAAGGTCCGAAAACTGGGTGCTGTACCGACAAACTGATTCCAAAACATTTACCAAATCCTGATTTTGGGTTTGATGTAAATTGTTGATTTTTAGTGTATTGATTGCTTTTTGGGTTTAAAATCATTTACCGGGAGCCCTACCTGCTGATTCAGGTGGGGCTCCTGCGTTATACATTTGTTCCAAGGGAAATGACGCCCGTGCAAAGACCAATTTTCATAAATCTATCACTGCGATAACTGCCGGCGTCACAATATTAATCTTATGGGAACATATTCTAAAAAACTCTTTTTAGCGGGACTGAGCATTCTCCTCTCTGTGGGAACAGTCCTCCGTGGCCTTGGGCAACAGATAGCGCCTTTTAAAGATGGCGACCGTGTCGTCTTCCTGGGCAACAGCATTACCGATGGGGGCCATTATCACGCGTATATCTGGCTATATTATCTCACCCGCTTTCCGGGACTGAAGCTTCAATTTTTCAATGCGGGCATCGGGGGCGACCGGGTGGTGGAGATGCTGCGACGCCTGGATGGCGACGTGTTCAGCAAAAAGCCCACGGTGCTGATCACCACCTTCGGCATGAATGACTCGGGCTATTTCGAGTACAATGGCGCCGAACCGCAGGTGTTTGCGGATACCAAGGTGAGGGAATCCCATGAGGCCTTTAAGGACATGGAAAAGCGCTATAAACAGCTGGTGGGTACACGGCTGGTGCTGCTGGGCAGTACGCCTTATGATGAGACCGTGCAGATCAAGGACAATACGCCGTTTAAGAATAAAAATAAGGCCATGCAGCGCATCGTCGACTTTCAGCGTGAATCGGCCAGGGCCAACGGCTGGGAATTCTTTGATTTTAATGAACCTATTACCGCCATCAATGTGCAGGGTCAGCAAAAGGATCCCGGTTTTACGATTTCGGGAAGCGACAGGGTGCATCCGGACAACAACGGGCATATGGTCATGGCCTACCTATTTTTAAAAGCTCAGGGCTTTGCGGGCCGTGAGGTCGCCACGGTGACCGTCGATGCGGCCCGGCAGCGGGTCGAGCAGGCCAGCAACTGTAGGGTGGACGGGCTGCGCCGCTCGGCAGCTGCACTGGAGTTTGACTACCTCGCGGCGGCACTGCCTTACCCGCTGGATACCACGGCACGGGGCTGGGGCGCCAGATACAGTCAGCACGATGCCGTCGGGATCGTGCCCTTCATGGAGGAGATGAACCGCGAAACCCTGCAGGTCAAAGGCCTCCGGGGCGACCAGGTCCTTTGGATAGATGACGAACAGATCGGCACCTGGTCCGCAGCGGACCTGGCAAAAGGGATCAACCTGGCCGCACAGACGCGGACTCCCCAGTACCAGCAGGCCCTCAAGGTCATGTACCTCAACGAGGAACGCTGGGAGATCGAACGCCGCTTTCGGGATCTGGCCTGGGTGCAGTACAACTTTTTCCAGCCCCGGGGACTCCTGAATGCCGACAACCGCAAGGCGATCGAAGTCATGGACCAGCACGTGGCCAACGATGGCTGGCTACGCGCCAAAAGGGACCTGTATGCCAAAGCGATGCATCCCGAAGTGCGGGCGGCCTGGCAGAGCCAGATCGAGGACCTGCAGCGCCGTATGAACGAAGTAAACCAGCCTGTAAAACATCGCATCCGCCTGGTGCCGGCAAAGAAATAAATGATGGGAGCACGACAGCGTTTTTGGACCGGGCTCTGCCTGCTGCTGGCCCCTATAGCGGGACTATGGGCGCAGCAACCTTATTTTGTGGATGGCTATCACGGTGGCATCTATGGGCATTACCCGCTCTGGGTCACCTCCTTTATGCTTGACCACCTGGACAAGCAGCCGGCATGGCGTGTCGGGCTGGAGATCGAGCCCGAAACCTGGGATACCGTTAGGCTCAAGGATCCGGCGGGCTACGCCCGCCTCAGGCAGTGGAGCACGGATCCGCGGCTGGACTTTACCAACCCGACCTATGCACAGCCTTACCTCTATAACATCTCGGGCGAAAGCATCATCCGGCAGTTTGCCTATGGCATGGCCCGCTACCGCCGGCATTTTCCGGATATCCGCTTTACGACCTATGCCGTGGAAGAACCTTGCTTTACCAGCAGCCTGCCGCAGCTGCTGCGGCAGTTTGGCTTTGACTATGCCGTGCTCAAATGCCCCAACACCTGCTGGGGCGGCTACACACGGGCACATGGGGGCGCCTTCCTGAATTGGGTAGGCCCCGACGGGACGGGCATATTGACCGTGCCCCGCTATGCCAATGAGGCACTGGAGCAAAATTCCACCTGGCAGACCACGGCCTGGGCCAATACATCCTCCTACTGGAAGAGCTGCTTTGATGCGGGGATCAGCAATCCCGTCGGCATGTGTTATCAGGATGCGGGCTGGGACAAGGGCCCCTGGCTAGGTGGCGGCAATGAGCTGCCAAACGGGGTGCGTTACAGCACCTGGACTGAATATTTTAAGGCCGTGGCTCCCGGACAGCCTGCACCGGACTGGCGCCTGAGCCAGGAGGACCTGCTGGTCAACCTGATGTGGGGCAGCCAGGTGCTGCAGCAGATCGCACAGCAGGTGCGCACCGCAGAAAATAAAATGATCCAGGCCGAAAAGATTGCCGCCATGGCCTATATCGAGCGGGGCTTTGTCCCCGACAGCAGCCGTATGGACGAGGCCTGGCGGACCTTGATGCTGGCTCAGCACCACGACTCCTGGATCGTGCCCTACAACCGTCTGCACAAGGGCCAGACCTGGGCACAGGCGATCCGCCAGTGGACAGACAGCAGCATTGCTGCCGCCGAAGACATTATTGCTGCCGCGGATGCAGCGTACGCCGTCGTGGCGCCGGACCGCCAGGCTCCGGGCTTTGTGAGGGTGTACAATACGCTTGCGGCGCCCCGCACAGACCTGGTGCAGGTGGCCCTGCCCGCGGCTATGGGGCAGCTTCGGGTGCTGGATAGCCGCGGGCAGCTGATCCCCAGCCGGCAGCAGCGGACGGCCCTGGGACAGCAGCTGGAATTTAAGGCGGCGGTGCAGGGCTTTGGCTATGCGACCTACCGCCTGGCTGCCGGTTCCGGCAGCCAGGCTCCGCACAAGGGGGTGCAGTTTGATGCAGAGGGCAACTGCATCCTCGAAAATGATATGTACCGGATC from the Sphingobacterium thalpophilum genome contains:
- a CDS encoding SGNH/GDSL hydrolase family protein, with product MGTYSKKLFLAGLSILLSVGTVLRGLGQQIAPFKDGDRVVFLGNSITDGGHYHAYIWLYYLTRFPGLKLQFFNAGIGGDRVVEMLRRLDGDVFSKKPTVLITTFGMNDSGYFEYNGAEPQVFADTKVRESHEAFKDMEKRYKQLVGTRLVLLGSTPYDETVQIKDNTPFKNKNKAMQRIVDFQRESARANGWEFFDFNEPITAINVQGQQKDPGFTISGSDRVHPDNNGHMVMAYLFLKAQGFAGREVATVTVDAARQRVEQASNCRVDGLRRSAAALEFDYLAAALPYPLDTTARGWGARYSQHDAVGIVPFMEEMNRETLQVKGLRGDQVLWIDDEQIGTWSAADLAKGINLAAQTRTPQYQQALKVMYLNEERWEIERRFRDLAWVQYNFFQPRGLLNADNRKAIEVMDQHVANDGWLRAKRDLYAKAMHPEVRAAWQSQIEDLQRRMNEVNQPVKHRIRLVPAKK
- a CDS encoding glycoside hydrolase family 38 N-terminal domain-containing protein, yielding MMGARQRFWTGLCLLLAPIAGLWAQQPYFVDGYHGGIYGHYPLWVTSFMLDHLDKQPAWRVGLEIEPETWDTVRLKDPAGYARLRQWSTDPRLDFTNPTYAQPYLYNISGESIIRQFAYGMARYRRHFPDIRFTTYAVEEPCFTSSLPQLLRQFGFDYAVLKCPNTCWGGYTRAHGGAFLNWVGPDGTGILTVPRYANEALEQNSTWQTTAWANTSSYWKSCFDAGISNPVGMCYQDAGWDKGPWLGGGNELPNGVRYSTWTEYFKAVAPGQPAPDWRLSQEDLLVNLMWGSQVLQQIAQQVRTAENKMIQAEKIAAMAYIERGFVPDSSRMDEAWRTLMLAQHHDSWIVPYNRLHKGQTWAQAIRQWTDSSIAAAEDIIAAADAAYAVVAPDRQAPGFVRVYNTLAAPRTDLVQVALPAAMGQLRVLDSRGQLIPSRQQRTALGQQLEFKAAVQGFGYATYRLAAGSGSQAPHKGVQFDAEGNCILENDMYRIVLDRKQGGTIRSLKAKFAGQQEFAAQQGTYRMGEIAGHFYEEGRLHSSKDHPAVFRILRDNALSTLVEIKGQINGHPFVQQLALEAGQQRIDMDLRIDWKGNVGIGEYRQQERWTDNRRAFTDDRYKLKVMFPVDFAGGKVFKDAPFDVTESRLEDTHFGQWDQIKNNVVLHWLDLYDAGGQRGLAVLTDHTGSYAQGSDFPLSLTAQYSGKGLWGMDYSITGPLHIRYALIPHRGNWLEADIAGHSNAWNEPLVARYHRQLDVHDRQLVRLPGGPLEISALHLDQGQLKLRLYNAQPNASNVRLSLNFPLRALRAVQLNGADLGEVALTKKKQQEAAFDVKIPPYGIQTFLINP
- a CDS encoding DUF6377 domain-containing protein, which encodes MINYIPVKAKHIILVCILAIANCTPSFAANVDSLLRVLDGAIKDRPAYLSRKIGQIDAVRHKLSRQSSLKERYDIQNQLIFEFQTLNCDSALAYIEHNIDIAEQLGDKMLLSESRAKLAFVRAISGLFTQAADVLQQIDYGRLPNHLKVLYHWSNIRYYENLIKYTDNTRYTADYERAIAQSRSSLMGLLDSNSEMYLKEKSFALKAAGRFRESKDIQLRLFAGEKPDTHGYGMAAMGLALIYKELGQMQEAEQYLILAAITDVRLAIKENESLLTLAVYLNQKGDVNRAFTYIQAALDDANYYNSRFRNTVIARTQPIIEATYLAKIEQQRKNLRMYAIVISAFAVILILTLYFLFKQIRSVSRARKKLNVTNGQLTLVNRKLDEANLVRERYIGYYINQCAVYLDKLDEFRKNVHRKLKSRQLDDLMQLTSSGESLEKYAQDLYTDFDRTFLEVYPHFVDEFNSLLRPEERYQLKKDRLNTELRIFALIRLGISDVHQIAVFLRYSMQTIYNYKSKVKSKALGDSEHFEDKVRKLGAVPTN